In the genome of Chaetodon auriga isolate fChaAug3 chromosome 15, fChaAug3.hap1, whole genome shotgun sequence, one region contains:
- the LOC143333082 gene encoding leukocyte cell-derived chemotaxin-2, which produces MGPRGDVSCTKLGGICQSNRYICQGQYLKDKCSGAKTRQCCMPVGAWSILCAGHHNNRVRACDVHGCGAFNSNRGNDLHKAVDLVCDDYSIINTPFSGSLAGPVSRKDPAGNQYDGVKLLNDVHCVKIFNIRPYRYIGPVARGEALGYLLPLQERFSGITSHLELQMCDGTDPSPFI; this is translated from the exons ATGGGACCAAGAGGCGACGTCAGCTGCACCAAACTGGGAGGTATCTGCCAGTCTAACCGGTACATCTGCCAAGGCCAGTACCTAAAAGACAAGTGCTCGGGCGCAAAGACTCGGCAGTGTTGTATGCCAG TTGGAGCCTGGAGTATCCTTTGTGCTGGTCACCACAACAACAGAGTGAGGGCGTGTGATGTCCACGGCTGCGGAGCTTTCAACTCCAACAG AGGTAATGACCTACATAAAGCAGTGGACCTGGTGTGTGATGACTACAGTATTATCAACACTCCATTCTCAGGCTCTCTGGCGGGTCCAGTGAGTCGGAAAGACCCCGCTGGGAATCAGTATGATGGGGTGAAACTTCTCAATGATG TGCACTGTGTTAAGATCTTCAACATCCGTCCTTATCGTTACATCGGCCCGGTGGCTCGGGGAGAAGCCTTGGGTTATCTGTTGCCACTGCAGGAACGCTTCTCCGGCATCACATCACACCTGGAGCTGCAAATGTGTGACGGCACTGACCCGTCACCGTTCATATGA